A DNA window from Nasonia vitripennis strain AsymCx chromosome PSR unlocalized genomic scaffold, Nvit_psr_1.1 chrPSR_random0025, whole genome shotgun sequence contains the following coding sequences:
- the LOC116418015 gene encoding putative protein TPRXL yields MLDYVSWAIDVVETLPQPPNAALQQLAPRRSPTADPPRRSSVADPSRRSPTADPPRRSSVADPPRRSPTAEQPRQSSATRRRRSRSSSSSSSSSSSSSSSSSSSSGTSSSCASCISVQNRKSIRDLGPIPKIEKRKATEQMGNEQKRKVAESKKERETTPNPGSSTMDSSEVARPALRRSFL; encoded by the exons ATGCTAGACTACGTGTCCTGGGCAATAGACGTAGTTGAAACAT TGCCACAACCACCAAATGCTGCTTTGCAACAATTGGCGCCGCGACGATCGCCGACAGCTGACCCGCCTCGACGATCCTCGGTAGCTGACCCATCGCGGCGATCGCCGACAGCTGACCCGCCTCGACGATCCTCTGTGGCTGATCCGCCGCGGCGATCACCAACGGCTGAGCAGCCTCGGCAATCCTCGGCGACCCGAAGAAGACGGTCGCGCTCGAGCTCGAGCTCGAGTTCGAGTTCAAGTTCGAGCTCTAGTTCGAGTTCCAGTTCAAGCGGAACATCTTCGAGTTGTGCGTCGTGCATATCGGTCCAAAATCGCAAAAGCATACGCGATCTTGGACCGATTCCCAAGATTGAGAAGAGGAAAGCAACag AACAAATGGGAAATGAGCAAAAGAGGAAGGTGGCAGAgagtaagaaagagagagagacgacacCAAACCCGGGATCATCAACAATGGACTCCTCag aagTAGCAAGACCAGCACTGAGACGCAGCTTCCTATAA